Genomic window (Candidatus Vicinibacter proximus):
ATACAGGAAGAAATGGTCTTTCCTGGAATGACTACCAGGATTTTAAAGGAAGTAATTCTTTTAATTGGAATGATGATGGAGATTTTGGATTTAGTAATGGCGGTATGGTGAGGTACTATTTTTCTGATGAAGATGAAGATAATATAGAAACCAATTTTTTTGGGAGTAGTGCCAATGGTTTTCCTAAAAAAATTAGCGGAGGACTAAACTATAATTATGACAATAAAAAGACTAAATTTAGTGGAACCTATTTCTATAATTTTGACGAACTATTTTCTGAAGCAATAAGGTCACAAAATTTTCTTTATCCGGATAATCCCTATAATACATTTGATACTGCATTTAGGACCAATACAAAACAAAGTCACAAAGCTGATTTACGTATTGAGCAGGAATTTGATTCATTGCACAGCATTGTGTTCAAAAGCAGCATAAGTGTGGGAGGCGTACAAAATGAACTGTCAGGGTTTTACACAACTCTTTTACCTTCTGATATTCTATTGTCTGATCTATCCATGCTCACGGAATATGATAACAATATATTAAACTGGCAGAACTCAATTATTTTTAGAAAAAAATTTAAGAAAAAAGGTAGATCCTTGGGTGTCAGTGCAGCCTATTTATTAACAGCTAGCGACCGTGACTCCAAACAAAACTCCATTAATAATTTTTACAATATTGGTTTATTCATTGACTCTATTGCCCAACTGAATCAGGTTTTACGCACAGAAAACAATAAATCCCAAATTAAAAGCAGCATTCAATATGTTGAACCAATTGGTAAAAGATTTTATATCCAAAGTTTCTATAATTATAGCGATAGAAACACAGATTATCAACGAAATGTATTCGATCAATTTCAAGACAGTTCATCCATAAATCAATTTCTTAGCAGAACATTTGATAATAATATTGATTATCACCGTGTTGGTACATCATTGCGCTATTCTTATAAAGGTACAAATATTTCACTTGGCGTTGCTTATCAAGATATCATTTTAAAAGGTAACTTTAAAACAGGTTTTGATACCTCAAGTACTTTGAGTACTAAAGTATCCTACCAGACTTTAATCCCAAATCTTAGTTTTCAAATTGATCTTAAAAAGAACAGAAATATCAATTTTGAATATTCAGTGAATCTGCGGGAACCATCTGTAAATGATTTGTTGCCTGTGGTAGATAATACAAACCCATTATTTATCCGACTTGGCAATCCAGCTTTACTTCCTGAACTTTCTCATAGAATTAGTGGGGGTTTTAGAAAATTTGATCCCTTAAATTTTACAAACTTATGGTTGGGTATAAATTATACTTATAATGAAAATGCTTTTGTTTATTCAAGAGATATCGATTTAAAAAGAATTACAAGTATTATACCAACAAACATTACTGGGACACAGAGTTTATGGGCAAATATTGATTTTGGATTTCCAGTAATAAAAAATAAATTTACTTTAAATACAGGGTACAATTTAAATTATAATAAAGGATTTACTTTGATCAATACTTTAAAGGATGAGATTACTACATTGGGCCACGGTTTTAATTTTCGTTTAAACTTAACTCCTGTTGATAAATTTTCGTTCTTTTTAAACGGAAATGCCAGATTTTCTGAACAATATTCTGAATTAAACACCTCTGAATCTGCCAAGCTTCAGAATTATTCATCAGGTATTGAATTAAATTATAAATTTCCTTATAAGATATTTTTAAATTCCAGTTTCAACTACAGTCAATTTATTAATAAATCAAATAGTTTCAATGAATCTGTTCCGCTTTTGAATATTTCGGTTTACAAAGTTTTCCTCAAAGGTGATAAAGGCGAAATTAGATTATCCGGTTATGATCTGTTTAATGAAAATCTAGGTATCAATCAATCTGCTTGGTCTAATGTTGTAACACAAACAACTACTTTCACTTTGGCAAGATACTTTTTGCTAAGTTTTACTTATAATATGCGTGGAATTAAAACATCCTTGGAAAAAAATAGACGAGGTTTTTCTATGGGGTAATAAAATAAGGGTTAATATGAAAATAAAATACCAGATATTATTTATCAATCTTTTCTTTCTGTTCAATCTACAATCACAGAATGTTTGTCAAATCAATTATGTACGAACGGAATTTTGGGGAAAAATCGTCCAGCGACTTCCATATTTAAGTAAAGAAGAAAAAGATCGTTCTATTTTAACAAGAGGCCGCGATGAGGGTTTTAAATCAAAGTACATCCTTACTTTTGATTCCACTCAAAGTTTTTATACTTATGAAGAAGAAAGTGCAGCTGAATCTAACTACGGATACTCATGGCGTAAAGAAGACTATTTGATTTATAAAGATTTTGCAAACAAAAGAAAATTAAGCCAGATCGAAGAATTAGGAAAGACATATTTAATTGACGAAACTTATCATAGACCTAAATGGAAAATTCTGAATGAAATTAAAGATGTTGCAGGATATATTTGTATGAAAGCCGAAACAACTGATACCATCAAAAATCAAAAAATTACTGCTTGGTTTACGGATGCCTTGACCCTCAGTACAGGGCCAGAAGAATTTGACGGTTTACCAGGAACTATCTTAGAGCTTATAAAGAATGATGGTGATGTGACTATCACTGCCACTTCTGTTTTACTTCCAAAGTATCCTTTGCCTCTTAAAGCTCCTAAAATGAAAGGCAGAAAGATTACATCCTTCAAATTCAATGAATTAATTCAGAAACATATTATAGAAAGTATTGAAGCACAACGAAACCCCTTTTGGTCAATTAGATATTGATCCCGCCTTGAGTTGCTTTGGATATATCAATTTCTGAATTCAATTTATAGGTTATTATTTTATTTTTTATTGTACATCCATGCATGTGTACAAACATATACCTTTGCACCCTAATTAAATTTATCCATATTCTATGATTAGTGCTGTAAATATTACTTTGTCATTTGGTGGTCGTATTCTTTTTGATGAAGTTAACATTAGTTTTACCAAAGGCAATTGCTATGGAATTATTGGTGCCAATGGCACAGGAAAAAGTACGTTTTTAAAAATCTTGAGCGGAGACATTATTCCAAATAAAGGTGGTGTGGAACTTAGTCCCGGCGAGCGGATCGGAATTTTAAGGCAAGATCATTCTGCATACAATGAGGATACAGTTTTAAACACTGTAATGAAAGGTCATAGCATTCTCTATGATCTAATTCATAAACGTGAAGCTTTGTATTCTAAAAGTGATTTTACAGAAGAAGATGGTCACCTTGCAGCAAAATATGAAGAAGATTTTGGGGAAATGGGTGGCTATACTGCAGATAGTGAAGCTGCATCCCTATTAAGTTCCCTCGGAGTAATTGAAGATTTTCATCATCAATTAATGTCTGATATTCCGGGAAGTCTTAAAGTCAAAATATTATTAGCACAGGCTTTGTTTGGAAATCCGGATATTTTACTTCTGGATGAGCCTACCAACGATCTTGATATAGAGACCGTTGAATGGTTAGAAGAATTCTTAAGCAAATATGAGAATACGGTAATTGTGGTGAGTCATGACCGCCATTTTCTGGATGCTGTCTGCACTCATGTGGCTGATGTGGATCGCCAAAAAATTAAAATATATACCGGAAACTATACTTTCTGGTATGAAACCAGTCAACTTGTTTCAAGACAATTAAGAGATGAGAATAAGAAAAATGAAGACCGTAGAAAGGAATTATTGGATTTTATTGCACGATTCTCTGCAAATGCATCTAAAAGTAAACAAGCAACAAGTCGTAAAAAAGCTCTTGAAAAATTAGTAATAGAGGACATAACCCCATCTTCCAGAAAATATCCTGGAATTATATTTAAACCTGATAGACCTGTTGGAGATCAAATACTAAATGTGGAAAACCTTTCCGCACGTAATGAAGATAGGTATCTTTTTAAAAACCTGAATTTTCGGATCAACAAAGGAGATAAAATTGGTTTTCTTTGTAGAGACCAAATGGCAATTCATCATTTATTTGATATCCTTAACGATAAAGTGCAGCCTGAAGAAGGAAAAATTGAATTTGGATCCACTATTACCAAGGCATATCTTCCAGTAGAACATAACAGTTACTTTCAAGAACAACTAAGCCTTATGGATTGGTTAAGAAATTTTGTTCCTGCAGGAATCAAAGATGT
Coding sequences:
- a CDS encoding TonB-dependent receptor translates to MRAFLTLLILIAKITSIYSQSNKFNLLGQVVDSSNIPLAFASIYLLESKDSSLLDYTRAEENGSFALKNIPSNNYLLKINYVGYLPLQIKIDPSGSSVNLGKIILKPISKELFEVVIKAAKAPMSIRGDTIEYDASTFKVPAGSTLEDLLRKLPGIEVNQDGSIKSEGRDVTRMTVEGKQFFGGDPKAATKNLPAEGISKVQVFNDVSEEEKLTGIKGNSQDKNMNITLKDDFKKGGFGKITGGIGTEDRAELKGNYNKFNQKEQFSILASGTNTGRNGLSWNDYQDFKGSNSFNWNDDGDFGFSNGGMVRYYFSDEDEDNIETNFFGSSANGFPKKISGGLNYNYDNKKTKFSGTYFYNFDELFSEAIRSQNFLYPDNPYNTFDTAFRTNTKQSHKADLRIEQEFDSLHSIVFKSSISVGGVQNELSGFYTTLLPSDILLSDLSMLTEYDNNILNWQNSIIFRKKFKKKGRSLGVSAAYLLTASDRDSKQNSINNFYNIGLFIDSIAQLNQVLRTENNKSQIKSSIQYVEPIGKRFYIQSFYNYSDRNTDYQRNVFDQFQDSSSINQFLSRTFDNNIDYHRVGTSLRYSYKGTNISLGVAYQDIILKGNFKTGFDTSSTLSTKVSYQTLIPNLSFQIDLKKNRNINFEYSVNLREPSVNDLLPVVDNTNPLFIRLGNPALLPELSHRISGGFRKFDPLNFTNLWLGINYTYNENAFVYSRDIDLKRITSIIPTNITGTQSLWANIDFGFPVIKNKFTLNTGYNLNYNKGFTLINTLKDEITTLGHGFNFRLNLTPVDKFSFFLNGNARFSEQYSELNTSESAKLQNYSSGIELNYKFPYKIFLNSSFNYSQFINKSNSFNESVPLLNISVYKVFLKGDKGEIRLSGYDLFNENLGINQSAWSNVVTQTTTFTLARYFLLSFTYNMRGIKTSLEKNRRGFSMG
- a CDS encoding GLPGLI family protein → MELKHPWKKIDEVFLWGNKIRVNMKIKYQILFINLFFLFNLQSQNVCQINYVRTEFWGKIVQRLPYLSKEEKDRSILTRGRDEGFKSKYILTFDSTQSFYTYEEESAAESNYGYSWRKEDYLIYKDFANKRKLSQIEELGKTYLIDETYHRPKWKILNEIKDVAGYICMKAETTDTIKNQKITAWFTDALTLSTGPEEFDGLPGTILELIKNDGDVTITATSVLLPKYPLPLKAPKMKGRKITSFKFNELIQKHIIESIEAQRNPFWSIRY
- a CDS encoding ATP-binding cassette domain-containing protein; protein product: MISAVNITLSFGGRILFDEVNISFTKGNCYGIIGANGTGKSTFLKILSGDIIPNKGGVELSPGERIGILRQDHSAYNEDTVLNTVMKGHSILYDLIHKREALYSKSDFTEEDGHLAAKYEEDFGEMGGYTADSEAASLLSSLGVIEDFHHQLMSDIPGSLKVKILLAQALFGNPDILLLDEPTNDLDIETVEWLEEFLSKYENTVIVVSHDRHFLDAVCTHVADVDRQKIKIYTGNYTFWYETSQLVSRQLRDENKKNEDRRKELLDFIARFSANASKSKQATSRKKALEKLVIEDITPSSRKYPGIIFKPDRPVGDQILNVENLSARNEDRYLFKNLNFRINKGDKIGFLCRDQMAIHHLFDILNDKVQPEEGKIEFGSTITKAYLPVEHNSYFQEQLSLMDWLRNFVPAGIKDVDEVFLRGYLGRMLFSGDEVNKSIKVLSGGEKVRCLLSMMMLQGPNLLILDEPTNHLDLESIQAFNENVMEFQGIVLLSSHDHTFMESVCNRVIEILPDGCIDKIIDFDVYYHDESIKEIRRKAWQSYQIN